The Lactobacillus sp. ESL0680 DNA segment CCAATCCTTACCGCTGGTTAAAACGTGCAGCCAGTTGCTGGCACTGAAAAACGGCGCGTACATTTTAATAATTGAATTGATAATCGACATCTAAAAACTCTTTTCTAAATTAATCAGGTGCTTTTTATAGTTTTTGCCCAAACGATATTGCCCATAAGTACCATCAGCGTGAATTACCCGATGACAGGGAATAAAAAATAATACTGGATTAAGAGCAACGGCATGAGCAACTGCCCGGACAGCACTAGGCTGGTTAATCGCCTGAGCCAAGTCCTGATAACTAATGGTTTGGCCATAAGGAATTTGTCTTACTTGATTAAGCACTTTGTGCTGCCAAGGGGTGACTATTTGGCTGATACTTAACGGTAAATCAAATTCCTTTCGACTTCCAGTTAAAAATTCGGCTAATTCGTGAATGTAGGGAGCTAGTTTTGCTGGGTCATATAATAACTTTTCCGTTGGATAAAAATGACTGATTGATAAGGTTGGCAAGTCTTTTTGCCCAACATAGGTTAGACCGTTTTTGTTTGCCATTAGCTCAAACGTCATATAGTTAACGGTCAAATCGGCGTAGTAAAGCATTAGAGTTGTTCAAAAACGTCCAGCGCGTCCGCGATAATTGAAGAAATGCCGGCTGCTGGAATTTCGGTCTTATTAATTGCCCAAACTTTGGCGTTATTTTGCCGGTAAGACAATAATTGGGCGAACGGATAAACAACGAAGCTTGTTCCAGAAATAATTACTAGGTCAGAATTTTGCATGGCGTTAACGGACTTGGATAAATTATCGCCGTTGATGGCTTCACCATAGAGCACGATGCCGGGACGAATGATGCCGCCGCAGTTTTCGTGGCGGAAGCTTTTGGCATATTCTGCGTAAGCAACAGGTTGGTGGCACTTGGTGCAGTAAATATCGTAAAGGTTGCCGTGAAATTCGGTCACGTGTTGATTGCCGGCTTTTGTATCAAGATGGTCAACGTTTTGGGTAATCAAGTCGCCTTTTTCATTGCAAAGCTCAGCGATTTTTTGGTGGATGGCGTTAGGCTTGGCATCAGGGAAGTACATGTTATCCATGACAAATTTGTAGAAAAAGTCAGGCCGACTGTTGAGCGTTTCTGCGCTTAAAATGGTCTCGGGACTTTCGGACACGCCATCGTAAATACCGTTTTTGGAGCGATAGTCGGGGATGCCGGAATGGGTAGAAACACCAGCACCAGTTAGAAACGTGATGTGTTGGGCTTGGTCAATGTCGTGCTTTAATTCGGTTATTTGTTTTGGGTCAATCATTAGTTTTGTACCTTTCTTAAAATCAATTCACTATCTGTAGTTTACTACAATGTGGTTCCAATGAACGAGTTTAGTAAGGCAGACTAAAGCTTTTGAGTTTTTAAATCAGACAAATATTATTTGACAAACTGCACTCTACCTGAGGCCCACATGGCATAGAAGAATAGGATTATACAAATTATTGCTGAAATCACTAGTCCTAAAATTATAGCAATGAAGGAATTGATGTTCTTTCTTTGAAAGAACGTAGTTAATGTGTCATTATATCTAATAAATAAAGTCCCAAAACTACCGTAGAAAAATTAAATAGTTTGAACCACGGGCAAATCAAAATTAGAAGTAACTCTACTACTGAAAGAATCTTTACCCATTTATATACCTTAGGGGATAATAATTCGTACATAGTTTCTTTATCTTTAATCATTGATAACTCCAATGTCTAAATTTATTTAACAAATTCAACTCTACCTGAGGCCCACATGGCATAGAAAAATAGGATAGCTGAAGTTATCATTCCTAAAGCGAATGCAAGCAAAATAGCAATAGGACCAATAATTCGATGCTTTTGAAAGAAAGTAGCCAGTGGGTCTACTAAAAGCATCAAATAAGTTCCAATCAAAGATACGCTAAAATCAAACAATTTGAACCATGGAATAATTAAAATCCCAAGTAATACAATTATCGTGATTAACCACGCGAATTTATATCCTTTGGGATTTAAAATTGCTTCTCGCATAGTTCCTTTATATTTATCTTTTATAATTGTCAACTCCAGTCATGTATATACTGCATACATTTTTATATTTTAATAGTATATAAAAGAGGCGATATATATTCAAGTTTGTTTTCATTAGTAGAATTAAGCAAATAAAAATACACGACCCCGGTAAACTATCGGAATCGTGTATTAGCAGTTTTTATAACAAAGGAATATCATGCTTGGCGCATTCAGCGATCATTTCTTTAGGCCAGATGCTGGCTTGGACTTCGCCAATGTGCGCCTTGCCCAGCAGCAACATGCATAGTCGTGATTGCCCAATGCCGCCGCCGATTGAGTAAGGAAGCTCACCCTTTAGCAGCATTTGGTGGAATGGCAACTTTTCACGGTCAAGGCAGTCAGCCTTGGTTAGTTGTTCGTGCAGACTTTCGGGGCTAATGCGAATTCCCATTGAAGAAACTTCCAGCTTTTGTTTGAGTGGTTCATACCAGAAGATCAAATCGCCGTTTAGTTGCCAGTCATCGTAATCTGGTGCG contains these protein-coding regions:
- a CDS encoding NAD-dependent protein deacylase, which translates into the protein MIDPKQITELKHDIDQAQHITFLTGAGVSTHSGIPDYRSKNGIYDGVSESPETILSAETLNSRPDFFYKFVMDNMYFPDAKPNAIHQKIAELCNEKGDLITQNVDHLDTKAGNQHVTEFHGNLYDIYCTKCHQPVAYAEYAKSFRHENCGGIIRPGIVLYGEAINGDNLSKSVNAMQNSDLVIISGTSFVVYPFAQLLSYRQNNAKVWAINKTEIPAAGISSIIADALDVFEQL
- a CDS encoding methylated-DNA--[protein]-cysteine S-methyltransferase, encoding MANKNGLTYVGQKDLPTLSISHFYPTEKLLYDPAKLAPYIHELAEFLTGSRKEFDLPLSISQIVTPWQHKVLNQVRQIPYGQTISYQDLAQAINQPSAVRAVAHAVALNPVLFFIPCHRVIHADGTYGQYRLGKNYKKHLINLEKSF